One region of Armigeres subalbatus isolate Guangzhou_Male chromosome 3, GZ_Asu_2, whole genome shotgun sequence genomic DNA includes:
- the LOC134224362 gene encoding enhancer of split mbeta protein-like: protein MVYANMVAEASMGGKIPQPGSLEPLSRTYQYRKVMKPMLERKRRARINRCLDELKELMVSALQSEGENVSKLEKADILELTVRHLHKLRRQQRLTVNPVIDADRFRAGFTHAANEVSRCLASTQGVDVKLGTKLMTHLGHRLNDLDKVSPLSVHVEQNMQSPPISPFSTSSSTAADLQSYQMPLTPQSYRSGSGNSNSPSPNPSECSSTGSDQQTSGLLKIQESVWRPW, encoded by the coding sequence ATGGTTTACGCAAACATGGTAGCAGAAGCCTCGATGGGTGGCAAAATCCCACAGCCAGGATCGCTGGAACCGCTATCGCGGACCTATCAGTACCGCAAAGTGATGAAGCCGATGCTGGAGCGTAAGCGCCGTGCCAGGATCAACCGATGCCTGGATGAGCTGAAGGAGCTGATGGTGTCAGCTCTGCAATCGGAAGGTGAAAACGTTTCCAAATTGGAAAAGGCCGACATTCTGGAGCTTACCGTTCGCCACTTGCACAAGCTCCGTCGGCAGCAGCGATTGACCGTTAACCCAGTGATCGATGCCGACCGATTCCGTGCCGGATTTACCCATGCCGCCAACGAAGTTTCCCGCTGTTTGGCATCCACCCAAGGAGTTGACGTTAAGCTGGGAACCAAGCTGATGACCCATCTCGGACACCGACTGAACGATTTGGACAAAGTTTCGCCACTCTCCGTTCACGTTGAGCAGAACATGCAATCTCCGCCTATTTCTCCGTTCTCAACCTCCTCATCAACGGCCGCCGATCTGCAGTCCTACCAGATGCCCCTGACCCCACAATCGTACCGCTCCGGAAGTGGCAACTCCAACAGCCCGTCACCAAACCCAAGTGAGTGCTCTTCCACCGGTAGCGATCAGCAAACCTCCGGCCTACTCAAGATTCAGGAATCCGTCTGGAGGCCGTGGTAA